The following coding sequences are from one Salvia hispanica cultivar TCC Black 2014 chromosome 3, UniMelb_Shisp_WGS_1.0, whole genome shotgun sequence window:
- the LOC125216036 gene encoding kirola-like yields MGQSRIHHRLELLSRWVAKDVIEAIDEENKSVTFKVIEGDLMEHYKEIKPTVHVDTKGEDNLVTWTIEYEKVKDDTADPHTLMEFCLHVTKDIETHHLN; encoded by the exons ATGGGGCAAAGTCGGATCCATCATCGTCTGGAACTACTTTCACG ATGGGTGGCGAAGGATGTAATCGAAGCCATAGATGAGGAGAACAAGTCAGTGACGTTCAAAGTGATAGAAGGGGATCTGATGGAGCATTACAAGGAGATAAAGCCGACGGTCCACGTGGACACGAAAGGAGAAGACAACCTGGTGACGTGGACCATCGAGTACGAGAAGGTGAAGGATGATACTGCTGATCCTCACACACTCATGGAGTTCTGCCTCCACGTCACCAAAGATATCGAGACTCACCACCTCAATTAG